Genomic DNA from Streptomyces sp. NBC_01571:
ACGTGGTGACGGCGCCGGAAGGCCGGGTGACGGTGGTGAGGTTGCCGCCCTCGTAGCCGTAGCCCACCACCGGCAGGTCCGCGCCGTTCTCGCCCGCGCCGGGCACGGACAGGGCGGTGACCCGCCCGTCGGCGGCCGACAGCCGCAGCTGGTGGCCCGCCGAGTGGACGAGGGCCAGCGGCAGACCGTCCTCGGCGCGGTCGACCGTGACGGTGTGGCCGCCCCGGTCGGTGATGCCGGACAGCCAGGCCGTGCCGTCGCCGCCCGGCTCGCCACCGGCCGGGGCGGTGAAGTGGCGGGTCGGACCCGCGTCGGGGTCGGTGAGCGTGTAGTCGCCGTCGGCGTCCCGGGAGAGGAGCGTGCGGAACCGGCCCGAGTACGGCCGGGTGGGCAGGCCGGGGACCGGATGCGGGTACGGGACGAGGAGTCCGTCGGCGGTGACGTGGACGACACCGATCGCGTCGACCTCGAGACGCTCGTCGACGGTGGACGACCAGGCGGCCCCCAGGAAGCGGCCGGTCGCGCAGCCGGACTCGGTGCGGCGGGTGAAGACCAGCGGCAGGATGCCGGGTATCTCGAGGTCGGTCTGGGGCAGGAACATCCGGCCCGAGGCGAGGTCCACCGGGTCGGTGCCGTCGGTGACGCGCTCGCCGTCCGGCCGGTGGTGGGTCCCGTCCGGGGCGTCGTCGACCAGCCTGCGCAGCCGCGCGGCCTCGGCGGCGTCCTCGGCGACGCGCGCGCCCTTCACCGCGGCTCCGCCGCCGTCGGTGGCCACGGTCAGCACCAGGTCGGGTATGAGCCGGCCGAAGCCCTCGGCCGGGTCCTTCATGAAGTCCTTGACCATCTGGAGGCCGGTGCCGGCCGGGTCGTTGGCGGCGACGACCAGTCCGGCGGCGAGGCTGTTCAGGGACGTGGCGTACTCGGCCGGGTGCGTGAGGTTGTACGGGTCCATCGGGTCGACACTGCGGACGAAGTTGAGCAGCCCCGCCGTGCCCTTGATGAGGCCGCCGCCGACGTGGTCGCCCATGATCTGCAGCTCCTGGAGCCCGTCGCGCGCCTGCTCGGCGTAGGACGGCTTCTCCGGGGCCATGTCGCGGGCGGCGCGGACCGCCGTGCGCGCGGTCTCCGCCGCCGAGTTCCGCTGTCTGCGGGCCTCGGCGAGGAGGTCCTGAGCGTCCTTCATCAGCTTCTGACCGGGGTCGTCGAACGTCGCCGCGGGCTTGGGCGGGAGCGAGGCCGGATCGCGCTTGTCCGCGGGCTGGGCGTTGTAGCGGTCGACGGCGCTGTTGTAGTCGTCGACCTTCTTGCGGTGGGCGTCGGCGGCGCCCTCGGAAGCCTTGACGCCCTCCTTCCACTTGTCGATCGCCGTCTGCGCCTGTCCCTGCGCCCAGGTGACCGTGTCGGCGAACGCCTCGAGCGCGCCGATCGCCTTCACACAGGCTTCGCCGGCGGAGTACCACCTGTGCGGCTGGGTGCCGACCGCGGTGCGCAGCGCGTCGGCCGTTTCGCCCTTGAGCCGGGACGAGTCGAGGCCCCTGAGGCCGTCGCCGGTGTCGTCGAAGGACGACTCGAAGGCGCGGAGCTTCGCGGCGGTGGAGTTGATCTTTCCCGGACTGCCGTAGATCAGCTTGGTCTTGTCCTCGGTCTGCCCGAGGTCCATCTCGTCGACCTCGGCGCCCATCCGGTTGGCGACCGAACGGGACTGTTCACGCACCCAGTCCGCGCCGGACTCCCAGCCGATGTCGTCCAGGCGGTCGGCCGTCCAGTTGCCCGCGTCCTCGACCCGGTTTCCCGCCCACTCGACGCCGTCCTCGACCGCGTTCTCGACCGAGTCGGGCGTGAGGTCACTGATGAAGTCGCCTATACCCACGTTCAGTTCCCCCCGGACTCACCCTGCGGCGGCTGTTCCTGCTGGGCGCGTTCGTCCGGCGAAGGGCCGAAGGTGTCGTCCAGCGCCTGGTTCCACTGGTCGTCGGAGATGCCCAGCGCGTGGTTGAGCACCTCCGACTGCCGGCCGCCCTGGCCCTCGGTGAGAACGGTGCGGCCGGTGTCCTTCCAGGTCTGCTCCATGTCGTGACCGGCCTTGTCGAACGACTCGGGGCTCCAGTCCGGGTTCAGGTAGTCCGGGGTGAAGATGTCCCCCCAGTCCTGCTTGGCGATGTCCTCCTCGCTCGCGTGCGGGTTCCCGCCGAACAGGGAGTTGGCGCCCACCTTGAGGGAGTCCCCGACGTACTGGTCCTCCTCCCACACGGTGCCCGCCGCGAGGCCCAGACGGTTCGCGATCGCGCTCGCGTCCCGCACCAGGGCGCGCACACCCCATTCCCAGCGCTCGCAGAAGTCCTCGAAGTCGACCGAGAGTCCGTGGTGCCCCGCCTCCATCCCGGTCATCGCCAGCCCCGAGAAGCCCTTTCCCGTCACCGCGCCGGTGGGGCCGCCGAGTTCACCGAGCTGGTCGATCGTCGCCCCCATGCCCTGGGTGAACTTGGCGACCGACGCCTTGTCGAGATGCAGATCAGCTTCGTCGCCGCTCATGCCCGTGCCCCCCTCGTATCCGCACCCGCGCCCGCGTCGACGGCCACCGCGTCCGGCACGATGCCGACGACCGGCGGGAAGAACATCGACCCCTCCTCGGTGGCGATGTCGACGGCGAGACCGGCGGGTTCGCCGAGCGCGGGCACGATCTCGTCGACGATGCGCGCGCCCAGCAACGCCGCGTAGTCCATGGGCTGGTCGCCGGACGCGTGGCGCAGGGCGAACCTGGCCAGCGCGATCTCGTCGGTGAACCCGCAGATCCACCGCACTCCGCCCGAACGCACCGACCAGAGACCTCCGTCGGCCACCGGCACGAGAAGGACCGAGCGCCGCATCTCTCCGACCAGCGCACGGGGGTCGTCGCCTCCCGTCCTCCGCTCGGCGATGCGCTCGGCCAGCGCCGCCTTGGGCTGCTGCACGGTTTCCTCCCCGGTCCCGGGTGACAGATCGCAGGTCTTGGGTGACAGATCGCACCATAGGGCGGGACGCGTGGGAAGGAGGGGGCGGTTCTCGTTCTCGTGAAGGCTTGTCAGGTCGGACGAAACCTGTCGCGGCACTAGGTCGTGTTGCGAAAGTCCCGCCTGCCTCGCGGCGCCTGGCACGCCCTCTCGCCGCACCGGGCGAAAACCCGGGTACGTCCAGTACGCGGGCTTCCGCCCGGCACGCCGAGAGCACGCACCAGACGCCGCGAGGCCCGCCCTCCGGGCGGACGACGGGACTTTCGCAACACGCCCTAACGGCCGCTCGCGGGTGTCAGCCGGATGTCCGTGCTGGACAGCGTCATGGGTGAGGCGGAGACCGCCCGCAGGCGGATGCGTACTCCGGTGCCGGGGAGGGTGAACTTGCCGTCGGGCGGCCGGATCTCGTAGCGGGCCGAGGCGTGCCGGCCGAGGGTGGCCGGGCCGGAGGCGATGGACCAGTAGCGGCTCATGCCCTGACCCGTGGTGAGGGTGAAGTGCGGGCTCAGGGCCGCGTCGCCGAGGTTGGTGACGCGCACGGTGAGTGCCGTCACGGCCTTCGTGGCCCGGCGGGCGCCGACGAGCTCCATCCGCAGGGGCGGCGAGCCCGTCACCGCCAGGGTCGTCGCCGCCAGGGCGGGGGCCAGCAGGAGCACGGCCGCGGCGATGCGCGCCCCCTGCCGGCGCGGGCCGCGCAGCAGGGCCGGCCGGGGCTGCCAGGCGGCGGCGAAGGCCTGTGGGGGCGCGGTGACGGCGGCGGCCAGCCACAGCGGGGTCATCATCAGGTAGTAGCCGTCCTGGGAGCGCGTCGCCACGTAGAACGCGCACCAGGGCAGCACCGTGGCCGCGGGCCCGAGCCTTCGTACGAAGAGCACGAAGAGCCCCAGCAGACCCGCGGCCAGGAGCAGACTCGCGTGCGAGTACCAGGCCAGCCGGCCGCTGCCGTCCGTGAAGTAGAGCGAGACGCCGACCAGGCCCTGGCCGTGGATGTTCGCCTTCTGGGTGAGGGGCAGCGTGATCCCTTCGAACCAGGTACGCGGCTCGCTCACGATGAAGTACGCGTTGATCAGCAGCCAGGTCGTGGCGGCCACGCCGACGATCCTGCCCACGGCCACCGCGGCCCCGCGCGGGCCGAGATCGGCTCGGCGCAGGGCGTAGACGCCGGCCAGCAGGAACGGTGTGAGGAACCACGGCAACTGCTGGGAGGCGCAGGCCGCGCCCAGGCACACCGCCCGCGCCCAGTCGCCCCGGCCGCCGTACCCCATGCGCGGCCAGCCGACCACCACCGGGATGAGGAAGGCGCAGGCGACGATCGCCGGGTAGCCGAGCCGGGCGTACGCCGGCAGCAGGCCGAGACCGAGACAGACCAGCGTGGCCGCCGGGCGCCACTGCACGGGCAGCATCCGCCACATCACGATCGTGGCCACGATCAGGGCCGCCGTGCTGACCAGGACCGCCGGAGCCGCCCCGTGCCCGACCCACAACAAGGGTGCGGTGAGCAGCAGGGGAAGCGGCGGATAGCCGTACGTGAAGTCGTAGCCGCCGGTCATCGTCGGGGTGAGGGCGATGCCGTGCTGGGTGAAGAGCCACGGCCACGGCTGCCCGTAGACACGGTGGCCGGCGACGAACTCGCGCGCGGCCTGCGTGGTGAGGAACGATTCGTCACTGCCCCCGTGGTACATGGCGTACCCGCACACGGCGAGCGTCACCGCCGTCACCAGGACGACGAGGTCGAGGCGGGCCAGCGTGCGGGAGCGGCGGGCGACCAGGGCCAGTACGCCGGTCGCCAGGATCGAGGCGTAGCAGACCGAGATGACCGCGGCGACGGGGAGCCGGTGGCTCGCCGCCGCCGTCCACATCGGGCGGGTGCCGATGAAGAGGCTGATGTCGGCGAGCAGGGTCAGCACGCGGTGCCACTGCGCGGGCGCCTCTTCCGAAGGTGCCTCGGTGCGGGCCCGTAGGCGGATGGTCGACGGCCTCATGTCTGCCAAGTACACAGGTTTGGACGGTAATTCCCGCAGTTGAAGGGCGTGATGGCGGACGTGAAGAGTCCGGTGTGAGGGCGGTAAGAAGCGCGTCGGCGGCTCATGCGTTGGAGAGGGAGACCTCGGTGGACTTGATGAGCGCCACGACCGCGGAGCCCGCTGTCAGGCCCAGTTCGGTGGCCGCGTCCCTGGTGATCGCGGAGGTCAGTTCGGCCCCCGCGACCGCGAGCTTGACGCGGGCCATCGCGCCGCCGGTGGCGACATCGGTGACCGTGCCGGGGAGCTGGTTGCGGATGCTCACCCCGTCGACCGGGCCGGTGGCCAGGGACACCTCCGTCGACTTGACCAGGGCGCGGACCGAGGAGCCCTTGGCGAGGCCCAGGTCCTCGACGGCCTCCCTGGTGATGGCCGCGGTCAGGTCCTGGCCGCCGTCGAGACGGAGCCTGACCGTCGCCATCACCTCGCCGGAGGTGACGGAGGTGACGGTGCCGGGGAGCTGATTACGGATGCTCAGGCTCATGGGTGCGCCTCGATTGCGGTCCGGATAGTCGGTTTTCGACAATTATGTGCGCCACGTGTCGTACGGGGTGGACGCCACGGCCCGTGTCTCCGACGCGTCGTGGACGTATCGCCGTATCCAGTCGCATGCAGTCGTATCCAACCGTATGCTCCGGTATCTCCTGTATCCCCTTGCCTCGGCGGGTCCGCCCCGTCAGTACACGTCCCGGACGTACCGCTTGTCCGCCGCGAGCTGTCTGACGTGGGCGGCGGCCTCCGCCTCGCCCAGGCCGCCGTGCGCGACGGCGATGTCCCGCAGCGCCCGGTCGACGTCCTTGGCCATCCGCGAGGCGTCCCCGCACACGTAGAAGCGGGCGCCGCCCTGGAGCCAGTGCCAGAGCTCGGGCCCGTGCTCGCGCATCCGGTCCTGCACGTAGACCTTGGTGCGCTGGTCGCGTGAGAACGCCGTGTCGAGGCGGCTGAGCGTGCCGTCGTCGAGCAGCGCGGTCAGCTCCCGCTCGTAGTAGAAGTCGGTGGCGCGGTGCTGCTCGCCGAAGAACAGCCAGTTCGGTGCCCGGTGGCCGAGCGCCCGCCGCTCCTCGAGGAAACCGACGAACGGGGCGACTCCGGTGCCGGGCCCCACCATCACCATCGGGGTCGTCGCGTCCGCCGGGGGCCTGAAGCGCGGCGACCGCTGGACGAAGACCGGCACTCGCGCCCCCGGCCCGGCATCGGCCAGGAAGGGTGAGCACACCCCGCCGCGCGGCCGGCCGCCCGGATTCTCGTAGCGCACGACGGAGACGGTCAGGGCGAGCAGATGCGGATCGACGAGCGGACTGGACGAGATCGAGTACAGCCGGGGCCGCAGCCGGCCGAACACCCCTGCCCACTCGCGCGCCGAGGCGCGCACCGGGTGCTCGGACACCACGTCCACGGACTGCCGGCCCCACGACCACCGCGCCAGCCCGTCCTTGTTGTCCGTGCGCAGCAGCTTCCGCAACTCCCGTCCGTCGCTGGTCCGTTCTCCGACGAAGCGCAGCAGGCCGGAGGTGATGCGGGTGATGTCCAGATGCCGGAGAAGGGCTTCCTCGAAGGGAATCTCCCCGACGCCCGCGATCTCGACCGGAGTAGGCCCGTGCGCACCGGTGACGTCCAGCCATTCGGCCACGAGGGCAGGCGAGTTGACGGGCCGTATGCCGAGCGCGTCCCCCGCCTCGTACGTCAGCGGGCTCTCGCTCTCCCGGGTGTCGAAGGTGAACCGGCGGACC
This window encodes:
- a CDS encoding molybdopterin-binding protein, coding for MSLSIRNQLPGTVTSVTSGEVMATVRLRLDGGQDLTAAITREAVEDLGLAKGSSVRALVKSTEVSLATGPVDGVSIRNQLPGTVTDVATGGAMARVKLAVAGAELTSAITRDAATELGLTAGSAVVALIKSTEVSLSNA